In one Pseudomonadales bacterium genomic region, the following are encoded:
- a CDS encoding methyltransferase domain-containing protein: MAHTDVKQGSDLFSSKAVWDQQMLLSQRNLVDAIVDFWPSGDVGSGLDVGCGDGKLTRLITERTGCAFTGLDSSAEALSRLQMSAVLADAANIPMADDSFDLVLSTDTLEHIPEPAYQSVWNELFRVAKRFVLVAVPFREELLDATARCAQCNHLYHANWHLRRYDLPDFVARAATGWSLESLIITGEPWSAMLREEVLFRRYFLDEWSGWTESTCPSCGSAGQNPQAVEPLSTLTAAALGKQVYAHLSEIRQWRSHSEILAIYSRAETVLSFGGPVPELTTRRATMLPAHRPDNLGDLHAYPQVARWIRSAETEIGQFPVYESADTLRLRRSPGMKGCVEGVVEDGLGILYNGVLLAEGEEQKEITLKRIPIPGYYGVLLRSTQLGLLEYAELGCGPEIIWASTSSAGQCYFQAYPGLRVQVSDEIWFDPSFLKATSISQFESGQLVRDLQNLEEMRDQEIDALVVRMQNLTAERTALNKTAAQYESALVHIQNLEAECLALRKAVSDHDRALVRIQNLEAENLGLKKRSIELDVRLAEIENLEAAVNDLKIQLSQTADAQVGLENLNRKLMTQVDQLNAKAAMLQSRLEVRLCASARRVLRSFRKKGSENTR, from the coding sequence ATGGCACACACTGACGTGAAGCAAGGCTCAGATCTCTTTTCGTCCAAAGCTGTCTGGGATCAGCAGATGCTGCTCAGCCAGCGCAATCTGGTCGACGCTATTGTCGATTTCTGGCCTTCTGGAGACGTGGGATCGGGACTCGACGTAGGTTGTGGTGATGGTAAGTTGACGCGTCTCATCACCGAACGCACAGGCTGTGCATTTACCGGCCTGGACAGTAGCGCGGAAGCATTGAGCCGCCTGCAGATGAGCGCAGTCCTGGCAGATGCGGCCAATATCCCCATGGCAGATGACTCGTTCGATCTCGTGCTCTCCACCGATACTCTCGAACACATCCCTGAGCCGGCGTACCAGAGCGTCTGGAATGAACTCTTTCGAGTTGCTAAGCGATTTGTTCTGGTTGCTGTGCCGTTTCGCGAAGAACTCCTCGACGCGACGGCTCGATGTGCGCAGTGCAATCATCTATATCATGCTAACTGGCATCTCCGTCGCTACGATCTCCCCGACTTCGTGGCGCGTGCCGCGACCGGTTGGTCTCTGGAATCACTCATCATCACCGGTGAGCCATGGTCTGCGATGCTTCGAGAAGAGGTGTTGTTTAGAAGATATTTTCTGGATGAATGGTCCGGTTGGACCGAAAGTACCTGCCCATCCTGCGGATCCGCAGGGCAGAATCCCCAGGCTGTTGAACCGTTGAGTACTCTAACAGCCGCGGCGCTCGGAAAACAAGTGTATGCACATCTATCTGAAATCCGGCAATGGCGCAGTCATAGCGAAATACTTGCCATCTACAGCCGAGCAGAGACGGTCCTTTCTTTCGGTGGTCCCGTTCCGGAGTTGACTACTCGTCGCGCAACGATGCTACCCGCACATCGCCCTGACAACCTCGGGGATCTACACGCCTATCCGCAGGTCGCGCGATGGATACGCAGCGCAGAGACTGAGATCGGACAATTTCCGGTTTACGAATCTGCCGACACGCTGCGACTGCGCCGCAGCCCAGGAATGAAAGGTTGCGTTGAAGGAGTCGTCGAGGATGGTCTGGGCATTCTCTACAATGGTGTGCTTTTAGCCGAAGGAGAAGAGCAAAAGGAGATCACTCTCAAGCGAATTCCGATCCCTGGGTACTACGGGGTGCTCCTTCGTTCCACTCAGCTGGGATTGCTCGAATATGCGGAACTCGGGTGTGGTCCAGAGATTATCTGGGCGAGCACATCAAGCGCAGGGCAATGTTACTTTCAAGCCTATCCTGGCCTCAGAGTTCAGGTCAGTGACGAGATCTGGTTCGATCCGTCTTTTCTCAAAGCCACTTCGATATCGCAGTTCGAGAGTGGCCAATTGGTAAGAGATTTGCAGAATCTGGAGGAGATGCGCGACCAAGAGATCGATGCACTAGTCGTACGAATGCAGAACCTTACTGCCGAGAGGACCGCTCTGAACAAGACAGCAGCCCAGTACGAAAGTGCTCTCGTGCACATCCAGAACCTGGAGGCGGAGTGTCTAGCTCTCCGTAAAGCTGTTTCAGACCATGACCGAGCGCTTGTGCGCATCCAGAATCTTGAAGCAGAAAACCTTGGACTCAAGAAACGATCCATCGAACTCGATGTCCGACTGGCCGAAATCGAGAACCTCGAGGCTGCAGTAAATGACCTGAAAATCCAGCTATCACAAACTGCGGACGCTCAGGTCGGATTAGAGAATCTGAACAGAAAGCTGATGACTCAGGTAGACCAGCTGAATGCTAAGGCTGCTATGCTGCAGTCCCGATTGGAAGTTCGACTTTGCGCCAGCGCGCGCAGGGTCCTTCGATCTTTCAGGAAGAAAGGTTCGGAGAACACTCGCTGA